One window of Cryobacterium arcticum genomic DNA carries:
- a CDS encoding HNH endonuclease signature motif containing protein, translating into MAIQSSIADTFTVGDPPDGAFRVGVGAAEGATERPADLATDAAGDGGDGLVVAAANVARLGCSSADYDALSDADVLAGQQTLARAQRELDTRKAWMAKTLAQRSRWELGQAGLAKKQGFLSPEALIQELTGASKVESRKLVGVGQMLAEAEAAETQAAEAEAEAARRLVDEAVTGPLDPDTADTALGGAALLPAPWHAPISRAVNAGTLSVDAAHAIRTGLGDIDTVVTGPVLSDALEGLLADAGTMNVDQLLKRARQTRDSLDEAGIRVREQKAWDDRYLRIWTLNTGQVRVDGLFPPEQGEFIKATFDSLTSPRRGGVRFVDTDRAAWAKRVQDDPRSTTQITCDGFIDLLQAGTTINPNEMLGGRRPTVQILTSATPAARPAATPAPTDRPEATEAPTSGTPATPNPAGDTIKTTDTAGFTGSTGSTGSTGSTGSTAQPRPPGPAAQTGPCPTDSPYPPGFLRDADTILVCEPGQPGHGYLEGNTAPLSQETIERLICDSATIEITVDDLGRPLDVGHEQRLFNRAQRRALAARDGGCRWPGCDRPPAFTEAHHIQHWKRDHGRTDINQGILLCHAHHMLLHNQGWQIFENTGQYWLRPPASIDPGQTLINMPSHTPPHTT; encoded by the coding sequence ATGGCAATCCAGTCGAGCATCGCAGACACGTTCACCGTCGGGGACCCTCCCGACGGTGCTTTTCGTGTCGGCGTTGGGGCTGCTGAAGGTGCTACTGAGAGGCCTGCTGACCTGGCGACCGATGCTGCTGGTGACGGTGGCGACGGCCTCGTGGTCGCGGCGGCGAATGTGGCCCGGTTGGGCTGTTCGAGTGCCGATTACGACGCCCTCTCGGATGCCGACGTGCTGGCCGGGCAACAGACCCTCGCCCGCGCGCAACGGGAGCTCGACACCCGGAAGGCGTGGATGGCGAAGACTCTCGCGCAGCGGTCCCGGTGGGAGTTGGGCCAGGCGGGCCTGGCCAAGAAGCAGGGGTTCCTCTCCCCCGAAGCGTTGATCCAGGAGTTGACCGGCGCGAGCAAGGTCGAGTCCCGCAAACTCGTCGGCGTGGGCCAGATGCTCGCCGAGGCCGAAGCCGCCGAGACACAGGCCGCCGAAGCCGAGGCTGAGGCCGCCCGCCGGCTCGTCGACGAGGCGGTGACCGGCCCGCTTGATCCCGACACGGCCGACACAGCACTGGGCGGCGCTGCCCTGCTGCCGGCACCGTGGCACGCGCCGATCAGCCGCGCGGTCAACGCCGGCACCCTCTCCGTCGACGCCGCCCACGCGATCCGCACCGGCCTGGGCGACATCGACACCGTCGTCACCGGACCGGTCCTCTCCGACGCCCTGGAGGGGTTACTCGCCGACGCCGGGACGATGAACGTGGACCAGCTCCTCAAACGCGCCCGGCAGACCCGGGACTCCCTGGACGAAGCCGGCATCCGGGTGCGAGAACAGAAAGCCTGGGACGACCGCTACCTGCGCATCTGGACCCTGAACACCGGCCAGGTCCGCGTCGACGGATTGTTCCCACCGGAACAGGGCGAATTCATCAAGGCAACCTTCGACAGCCTCACCAGCCCCCGCCGCGGCGGCGTGCGCTTCGTCGACACCGACCGCGCCGCCTGGGCCAAACGCGTCCAGGACGACCCCCGCAGCACCACCCAGATCACCTGCGACGGCTTCATCGACCTCCTCCAGGCCGGCACCACCATCAACCCCAACGAGATGCTCGGCGGCCGCCGCCCCACCGTGCAGATCCTCACCAGCGCCACCCCCGCAGCCCGCCCCGCCGCCACTCCGGCCCCGACCGACCGGCCCGAAGCCACCGAAGCCCCGACCAGCGGCACCCCCGCCACCCCGAACCCGGCCGGCGACACCATCAAGACCACCGATACCGCCGGGTTCACCGGGTCCACCGGGTCCACCGGGTCCACCGGGTCCACCGGGTCCACCGCGCAGCCTCGACCACCCGGGCCAGCGGCACAGACCGGGCCCTGCCCAACGGACAGCCCGTACCCGCCGGGGTTCCTCCGCGACGCCGACACCATCCTGGTCTGCGAACCCGGACAACCCGGCCACGGCTACCTCGAAGGCAACACCGCACCCCTCTCCCAAGAAACCATCGAACGCCTCATCTGCGACTCCGCCACCATCGAGATCACCGTCGACGACCTGGGCCGACCCCTCGACGTCGGCCACGAACAACGCCTCTTCAACCGCGCCCAACGCCGCGCCCTCGCCGCCCGCGACGGCGGCTGCCGCTGGCCCGGCTGCGACCGCCCACCCGCCTTCACCGAAGCCCACCACATCCAACACTGGAAACGCGACCACGGCCGCACCGACATCAACCAAGGCATCCTGCTCTGCCACGCCCACCACATGCTGCTCCACAACCAAGGCTGGCAAATCTTCGAAAACACCGGCCAGTACTGGCTCCGACCACCAGCCAGCATCGACCCCGGCCAGACCCTCATCAACATGCCCAGCCACACCCCGCCCCACACCACCTGA
- a CDS encoding formylglycine-generating enzyme family protein yields the protein MNDDHGCCAPRHEAFVGASGSGTARDGDHGDDGSSSGSGSGGGGGGGISSATAAPSTGSRHDIEQAAVPGQSFRMGDGDGAGNPGDGETPVHEVWVDAFSIDATTVTNAAFARFVADTGYGTESEVFGYSAVFHLALAAELDDVVGQPPQTPWWLGVRGADWAHPAGPLSSLAGLAEHPVVQVSWNDAQAYCAWAGRRLPTEAEWECAARGGLAGARYPWGDEWDEGQRCNIWQGRFPAVNTLADGWLTTAPVREFEPNGYGLWQSVGNVWEWCADWWAEGYYAASPAHNPAGPTSGDQRSMRGGSYLCHDSYCNRYRNSARASNTSDSAAGNVGFRTVALA from the coding sequence ATGAACGACGACCACGGCTGTTGCGCTCCCAGACACGAGGCGTTCGTCGGCGCATCCGGGTCTGGCACGGCACGGGACGGCGACCACGGCGATGACGGCAGCAGCAGCGGCAGCGGCAGCGGCGGCGGCGGCGGCGGCGGGATATCGTCGGCGACCGCTGCGCCGTCGACCGGCAGCCGGCACGACATCGAGCAGGCGGCGGTGCCCGGCCAGTCGTTCCGGATGGGCGACGGTGATGGCGCGGGCAACCCCGGCGACGGTGAGACTCCCGTGCACGAGGTCTGGGTGGATGCCTTCTCGATCGATGCCACCACGGTCACCAACGCCGCTTTCGCCCGGTTCGTCGCCGACACCGGGTATGGCACCGAGTCGGAGGTGTTCGGCTATTCGGCGGTGTTCCACCTGGCGCTGGCCGCCGAACTCGACGACGTGGTGGGGCAGCCGCCGCAAACCCCGTGGTGGTTGGGCGTTCGCGGCGCCGACTGGGCGCATCCGGCGGGGCCGCTGTCGTCGTTGGCCGGGCTCGCCGAGCATCCGGTGGTGCAGGTGAGCTGGAACGACGCGCAGGCCTACTGCGCCTGGGCCGGCCGACGTTTGCCCACCGAGGCCGAGTGGGAGTGCGCGGCCCGGGGCGGCCTGGCCGGCGCCCGGTATCCGTGGGGCGACGAGTGGGACGAGGGGCAGCGCTGCAACATCTGGCAGGGCCGGTTCCCCGCAGTGAACACCCTGGCAGACGGCTGGCTGACCACGGCTCCGGTGCGGGAGTTCGAACCGAACGGGTACGGGCTCTGGCAAAGCGTCGGCAACGTCTGGGAGTGGTGCGCCGACTGGTGGGCCGAGGGCTACTACGCCGCCTCCCCCGCCCACAACCCGGCCGGGCCCACCAGCGGGGATCAACGCTCCATGCGGGGCGGCTCGTATCTCTGCCACGACTCCTACTGCAACCGGTACCGCAACTCGGCCCGGGCCTCGAACACCTCCGACTCGGCCGCCGGCAACGTGGGCTTCCGCACGGTCGCGCTCGCCTGA